The Spirosoma sp. SC4-14 DNA window TCCATTCCAATCGTTTGGGTGCTGAATTTTATCTGTTTAGTTGCCTGGTTGTTTATTCGTCCATGGCGAAGCTGGTTGTCGGGACTGGTACTCATTGTGGGGATTTTTCTGTTTGGCAAACGAACGTTTGTCTGGAATCCTACCTCCGAACTAAGCGGAAAGGGAATGGCGCTCAAGCTATTCAGCTATAATGTGCAATCGTTTGGGCTTGATAACGATTATGAACGAATTCATAGTTCGCCTAGGGTTCGACGGCTCATTAACTATGTGCTGCGGTATGATGCTCCGGTGAAATGTTTTCAGGAGTTTCAGAACTCGACCTCAATTGCCGACTACGACGTTGTAAGCCGGTTTCGTTCGGCGGGGTATACGTATTCGGTATTTTTGCACCCCGAAGCGGCCGATAAATCGGCAGGGGCAATTGGAGTCGCCATTTTTTCCATTTATCCAATAATTCACTCGGGTCGCGAATTATTCGACAAGAATAACGGGTTGGTTTGGGCCAACATTAAAGTAGGGAATGATACGATTCGGGTTATTAATGTCCACCTGCAATCGATGGGGATTCGGGTCGGTAAGGTATTCAGGCAAGATCAGCTAACGGGTGTTCGGCACGAAACGCGTGGAGTTCTCAGTGCCTTACGAACAGGCTTTATCGATCGGCGTGAGCAGGTTGAACGGGTTGAACGGCATATTCGCGAAAGTGAGTTTCCGGTTATTGTGACGGGCGATCATAATGATACACCTTATAGTGTTGTTTATGAACGCATGCGACGGATTTTCCCGAATAGCTTTGAGGATGCCGGACGAGGATTTGGGTTTACTTATAATCGCTTACCCGGTTTTATCCGGATCGATCATCAGTTTCATGATCCCCGTTTGTTCGTACTCAATTTTGAGACGATCAACTATATCCGTTATTCGGATCATTACCCAATTGCAGGAACTTATTTACTGGGAGCCACCAGGAAGAGAACCTCAGAGGAGTAAGATAGTCTGGTTGCTGCATTTAGGGATGAGCATTGACCCACACTTCGCCATCGGTAAACACTTCTTTCTTCCAGATTGGAACTGTTTGCTTAATTGTATCGATCATGTAGCGGCAGGCATCAAAGGCGTCGGCCCGGTGGGCGGTCGATACGCCAATCAGAATGGCTATTTCGCCAGTAAGCAGTATTCCTTTCCGATGAATAATCGTATAGCGTAGGATAGGCCAGCGACGCTGAGCTTCGTCGGCAATTTTCTGCATTTCACTGATGGCCATCCGATCATACGCTTCATATTCAAGACGTTCGACAGGGCGCTCCTGGGTATTGTCGCGGACAACACCCAGAAACAGATCGAGGGCACCTGCCTGATCGGATTGCAAATAGTTTAGGGCTGAGGCAACGTCAATAGGGTTGGTGGTAAGAGCAATCATAGTCTTTGCAGACAGTTAGTAAACGTTTAGCGGGTACTCCAGACAATTGTATAGGGTGTTCAGCCTCCACTCACAGGTGGAATAAGGGCAACTTCATCGTTACTGTTGAGTACGTGGTCGGCTTCGGCATATTCGCCATTGACTGCGATAAGCAACGACCGTATCTCCGCCAATTTAGGGTATTGCTCATAGAGCCCTGCCAGTAAATCACTAACGCGTGCCCCATTTTGTATGGGTACTGAAACCATCGATTGTCCTGTCAGGTCGCGGGTAATGCCAAACAGAAGTATAGAAATAGGAGTGTTCATTGAGCAAAAAACAGTATGAACAGGCATTCTGCCTTTATACCGAACGTAATAGGGGTGGCCTGAAGTTCGGAAAACCAATAAAAAACGGTGTCGTTTTGAACCTGACGACACCGTTTGGGAACAGAATACCGGGCTGAATACTATTGCGAATTATCTAATTTACGCTCAGCTTTTTTTAGTTTTTTATCCGTTTTGTCGAGGGCCTTATTGGTGCCTTCTTTTACGTCTTCCTTTGTATTTTTAGCCGCTTTCGAAATTTTTCGTCCTGCTTTTTTCGTTTCGCGTCCAACTTTATCCGCAGCAGCATCGGCAGTCTGACCCGCCTGATGGGCTGTTTCTTTTGCTTTTTCTTTTGTGTCCTGAGCCAGTGCTACAGCAGTTGAGAAAGCCAGCGCAGTGGCCAGCATCATTACCTTTTTCATAGTCGTTGAGTGTTTTCAAATACTTGTATTTACAACCCTGCCCGACTACAAATTGTTTGAGGCAACTCGCTCCTCAATTACTCTTTATGTTTAAATACTTTAACCTGA harbors:
- a CDS encoding endonuclease/exonuclease/phosphatase family protein; this encodes MNLLLALYTLVSYWLLHSLVIQHWSASMIMISIPIVWVLNFICLVAWLFIRPWRSWLSGLVLIVGIFLFGKRTFVWNPTSELSGKGMALKLFSYNVQSFGLDNDYERIHSSPRVRRLINYVLRYDAPVKCFQEFQNSTSIADYDVVSRFRSAGYTYSVFLHPEAADKSAGAIGVAIFSIYPIIHSGRELFDKNNGLVWANIKVGNDTIRVINVHLQSMGIRVGKVFRQDQLTGVRHETRGVLSALRTGFIDRREQVERVERHIRESEFPVIVTGDHNDTPYSVVYERMRRIFPNSFEDAGRGFGFTYNRLPGFIRIDHQFHDPRLFVLNFETINYIRYSDHYPIAGTYLLGATRKRTSEE
- a CDS encoding molybdenum cofactor biosynthesis protein MoaE, with translation MIALTTNPIDVASALNYLQSDQAGALDLFLGVVRDNTQERPVERLEYEAYDRMAISEMQKIADEAQRRWPILRYTIIHRKGILLTGEIAILIGVSTAHRADAFDACRYMIDTIKQTVPIWKKEVFTDGEVWVNAHP
- a CDS encoding MoaD/ThiS family protein, with translation MNTPISILLFGITRDLTGQSMVSVPIQNGARVSDLLAGLYEQYPKLAEIRSLLIAVNGEYAEADHVLNSNDEVALIPPVSGG